From a region of the Corallococcus coralloides DSM 2259 genome:
- the coxB gene encoding cytochrome c oxidase subunit II, translated as MSDLANQFLFLPERASTFAERVDFLHYFVVGTTMVMSAGVGLAALFMFFRYRRREAHQHTEYVVPDLKTEFLFVSVPLVFFLAWFAIGFRDFTWFTTPPKDSMDVYVMGKQWMWKFSYPEGPNGVNVLHVPANRPVRLLITSRDVIHSFYVPSFRIKMDALPGRYTQAWFEATKPGTYQVLCTEYCGLSHSKMLAEVVVLAPEDYENWLQEQQRGRLQDRQDALADTSLVPPVARMAEQGQKLVGTQGCLKCHSVDGSKHIGPTFLGMYEREEKLDDGQTIRVDEAYITQSMMDPGAHIVAGYQNVMPTYQGKLQGPESAAIVEYIKTLRTANVRETASEGPAYDPIQ; from the coding sequence ATGAGCGACCTGGCCAACCAATTCCTGTTCCTCCCGGAGCGCGCGTCCACGTTCGCGGAACGGGTCGACTTCCTGCACTACTTCGTCGTCGGCACGACGATGGTGATGTCCGCGGGCGTCGGCCTCGCGGCGCTCTTCATGTTCTTCCGCTACCGCCGGCGGGAGGCCCACCAGCACACGGAATACGTGGTGCCGGACCTGAAGACGGAGTTCCTCTTCGTCTCCGTCCCGCTGGTGTTCTTCCTGGCGTGGTTCGCCATCGGGTTCCGGGACTTCACCTGGTTCACCACTCCGCCCAAGGACTCGATGGATGTCTACGTCATGGGCAAGCAGTGGATGTGGAAGTTCTCCTACCCGGAGGGCCCCAACGGCGTGAACGTGCTGCACGTGCCGGCCAACCGCCCGGTGCGTCTGCTCATCACCTCACGCGACGTCATCCACTCCTTCTACGTCCCGTCCTTCCGCATCAAGATGGACGCGCTGCCGGGCCGCTACACGCAGGCCTGGTTCGAGGCGACGAAGCCCGGCACGTACCAGGTGCTCTGCACCGAGTACTGCGGCCTGTCGCACTCGAAGATGCTGGCGGAGGTCGTCGTGCTCGCGCCGGAGGACTACGAGAACTGGCTGCAGGAGCAGCAGCGTGGCCGCCTGCAGGACCGGCAGGACGCGCTGGCGGACACGTCGCTCGTGCCGCCCGTCGCCCGCATGGCCGAGCAGGGCCAGAAGCTGGTGGGCACGCAGGGCTGCCTCAAGTGCCACTCGGTGGACGGCTCCAAGCACATCGGCCCCACCTTCCTGGGCATGTACGAGCGTGAAGAGAAGCTCGACGATGGCCAGACCATCCGCGTGGATGAAGCCTACATCACCCAGTCGATGATGGACCCGGGCGCGCACATCGTCGCCGGCTACCAGAACGTGATGCCGACCTACCAGGGCAAGCTGCAGGGCCCCGAGTCGGCCGCCATCGTCGAGTACATCAAGACGCTGCGCACCGCGAACGTGCGCGAGACCGCTTCCGAGGGCCCCGCCTATGACCCCATCCAGTAG
- a CDS encoding cytochrome c oxidase subunit I, which yields MTPSSSIAAPGAVPGHEAHDDHGHHPSYLTDGTTVKSWLLTVDHKRIGIMYLAWILLFFLVGGIFALLIRIELLTPGPTIMDAMTYNRVFTLHGVVMIFLFMIPAIPSVFGNFLLPLMLGAKDVAFPRLNLLSLYVYLAGAGFALWGMLNGGLDTGWTFYTPYSAHTTTTVAPVLFGAFIIGFSSILTGMNFIVTTHTMRAPGITWFKMPLMVWALYATSCIQVLATPVIGLLLLLVTAENLFSLGMFDVARGGDPVLFQHLFWFYSHPAVYIMVLPAFGVMSEVVSTFSRKNIFGYRAVAYSSVGIAFVGFFAWGHHMFVSGQSTFNAGVFGVLSMLVGVFTAIKVFNWVGTVYKGAVEFSTPFAYFCGFLFFTVFGGMTGIAVATVSLDVAWHDTYFVVAHFHFIMVGATIMAFLAALHYWFPKMFGKMYHEGWGLVSAALIILGFNATFIPQFLVGNAGMPRRYYEYPERFQALNVASTAGASLLAFGFIIIAIYLTYALIYGERVDNPWHSKGYEWLTHSPPPTHNFIGPQPTYPEEPHFYVDPKKAQGEVSDV from the coding sequence ATGACCCCATCCAGTAGCATCGCCGCGCCGGGGGCCGTCCCCGGCCATGAGGCGCACGACGACCACGGCCACCACCCGAGCTACCTGACGGACGGCACCACGGTGAAGTCGTGGCTGCTGACGGTGGACCACAAGCGCATCGGCATCATGTACCTGGCGTGGATCCTGCTGTTCTTCCTGGTGGGCGGCATCTTCGCGCTGCTCATCCGGATCGAGCTGCTCACGCCCGGCCCGACCATCATGGACGCGATGACGTACAACCGCGTCTTCACGCTGCATGGCGTGGTCATGATCTTCCTGTTCATGATCCCCGCCATCCCCTCCGTCTTCGGCAACTTCCTGCTGCCGCTGATGCTGGGCGCCAAGGACGTGGCGTTCCCGCGGCTGAACCTGCTGTCGCTCTACGTGTACCTGGCGGGCGCGGGCTTCGCGCTCTGGGGCATGCTCAACGGCGGCCTGGACACCGGCTGGACCTTCTACACGCCGTACAGCGCGCACACGACGACCACGGTGGCGCCGGTGCTCTTCGGCGCGTTCATCATCGGGTTCAGCTCCATCCTCACGGGCATGAACTTCATCGTCACCACGCACACCATGCGTGCGCCGGGCATCACCTGGTTCAAGATGCCGCTGATGGTGTGGGCGCTCTACGCCACCAGCTGCATCCAGGTGCTGGCGACGCCCGTGATTGGCCTGCTGCTCCTGCTGGTGACGGCGGAGAACCTGTTCAGCCTGGGCATGTTCGACGTGGCCCGCGGCGGTGACCCGGTGCTCTTCCAGCACCTGTTCTGGTTCTACAGCCACCCGGCCGTGTACATCATGGTCCTGCCGGCGTTCGGCGTGATGAGCGAGGTCGTCTCCACGTTCAGCCGCAAGAACATCTTCGGCTACCGCGCGGTGGCGTACTCCAGCGTGGGCATCGCGTTCGTGGGCTTCTTCGCCTGGGGCCACCACATGTTCGTGTCCGGCCAGTCGACCTTCAACGCCGGCGTGTTCGGCGTGCTGTCGATGCTGGTGGGCGTGTTCACGGCCATCAAGGTCTTCAACTGGGTGGGCACCGTCTACAAGGGCGCGGTGGAGTTCAGCACCCCGTTCGCCTACTTCTGCGGCTTCCTGTTCTTCACCGTGTTCGGCGGCATGACGGGCATCGCGGTGGCGACGGTGTCGCTGGACGTGGCGTGGCACGACACCTACTTCGTCGTGGCGCACTTCCACTTCATCATGGTGGGCGCGACGATCATGGCCTTCCTGGCCGCGCTCCACTACTGGTTCCCGAAGATGTTCGGGAAGATGTACCACGAGGGGTGGGGCCTGGTTTCCGCGGCCCTCATCATCCTGGGCTTCAACGCGACGTTCATCCCCCAGTTCCTCGTGGGCAACGCGGGCATGCCGCGCCGCTACTACGAGTACCCGGAGCGCTTCCAGGCGCTGAACGTGGCGTCCACGGCCGGTGCGTCGCTGCTCGCATTCGGCTTCATCATCATCGCCATCTACCTGACCTACGCGCTCATCTACGGCGAGCGCGTGGACAACCCGTGGCACAGCAAGGGCTACGAGTGGCTGACCCACTCGCCTCCGCCCACGCACAACTTCATCGGGCCCCAGCCGACGTATCCCGAGGAGCCGCACTTCTACGTGGATCCGAAGAAGGCCCAGGGCGAGGTGTCGGATGTCTAG
- a CDS encoding cytochrome c oxidase subunit 3 family protein, with amino-acid sequence MSSAHVTPGSVPGPKLAAHFASLEVQKHAARLGMWLFLATEILLFAGLFACYAAYRFLFPEAWAASSRSLDLTMGTINTVVLITSSFTAAMAVHYAKEGKNKMVGHMNVLTLLMAVGFLVIKFFEYKHKFHIGTLPGRYYFYEGIQLPGAPMYFSVYFASTALHALHVVIGMTVLAFATVRAYRVGDFSANNYTQVELGSMYWHLVDLVWIFLFPMLYLV; translated from the coding sequence ATGTCTAGCGCTCACGTGACGCCGGGCTCGGTGCCCGGTCCCAAGCTGGCTGCCCACTTCGCGTCGCTGGAGGTCCAGAAGCACGCGGCGCGGTTGGGCATGTGGCTGTTCCTCGCCACGGAAATCCTGCTCTTCGCCGGTCTGTTCGCGTGCTACGCGGCCTACCGCTTCCTGTTCCCGGAAGCGTGGGCGGCCTCCAGCCGCAGCCTGGACCTGACGATGGGCACCATCAACACGGTGGTGCTCATCACCTCCTCGTTCACCGCCGCCATGGCGGTGCACTACGCCAAGGAGGGGAAGAACAAGATGGTGGGGCACATGAACGTGCTCACCCTCCTGATGGCGGTGGGCTTCCTCGTCATCAAGTTCTTCGAGTACAAGCACAAGTTCCACATCGGGACGCTGCCGGGCCGCTACTACTTCTACGAAGGCATCCAGCTGCCGGGCGCGCCGATGTACTTCTCCGTGTACTTCGCCTCTACGGCGCTGCACGCGCTGCACGTCGTCATCGGCATGACGGTGCTGGCGTTCGCCACGGTGCGCGCGTACCGCGTCGGGGACTTCAGCGCGAACAACTACACGCAGGTCGAGCTGGGCTCCATGTACTGGCACCTCGTCGACCTGGTGTGGATCTTCCTCTTCCCGATGCTGTACCTGGTCTGA
- a CDS encoding cytochrome C oxidase subunit IV family protein — MAIANESRQEEHNMQAHHGAGRYVVIWIALLVLTLVTVYTGRMHLPDFGLVLALIIASVKGTLVALYFMHLSEHQGANRLVFGVSILFVVLLIGFSLMDIGTRFRLANPPGSQYSDLQAVDIGANPTEGRTGGHQQLQKQTHEKHE, encoded by the coding sequence ATGGCCATCGCCAACGAATCGCGTCAGGAAGAGCACAACATGCAGGCGCACCACGGCGCCGGGCGCTACGTGGTCATCTGGATTGCCCTGCTGGTGCTGACGCTCGTCACGGTCTACACCGGCCGCATGCACCTGCCTGACTTCGGTCTGGTGCTCGCGCTCATCATCGCCAGCGTGAAGGGCACGCTGGTGGCGCTGTACTTCATGCACCTGTCGGAGCACCAGGGCGCCAACCGCCTGGTGTTCGGCGTGTCCATCCTGTTCGTGGTGCTGCTCATCGGCTTCTCGCTGATGGACATCGGCACCCGCTTCCGTCTGGCCAACCCGCCGGGGTCGCAGTACAGCGACCTGCAGGCGGTGGACATCGGAGCGAACCCGACGGAAGGCCGCACGGGTGGCCACCAGCAGCTCCAGAAGCAGACCCACGAGAAGCACGAGTAG
- a CDS encoding DUF481 domain-containing protein, with protein sequence MLPVALLLASSLQSQTPPAPAPRPAAPPPPAAVRAPAPPAPPALPEDAPAAERAAAAAERAALAAERAAEASARLAEAIEKLAEVTARGPIAPPPAPAPAPEAAAAAAPAKPSTWDVSVGLSLISLTGNASTLTVSGLASALRKTENWIYSVKAYGSYGRSRPPELEGEVESLSQVVALNAGIELRGDRRFTQEISGYLLSGVDTDHIKSVEARPYGEAGASIFWFDTKRDEKASVRETILRTDFAFRYARELRFQYYPDRMDLPDVDLGGPRFGALFRYGVSKDITFQEEAEILVSVIADSRILFSSQTQVMANLTDALALGVGFLVKSDSAPPPGKVPTDTALSFNLTVAL encoded by the coding sequence ATGCTCCCCGTTGCGCTGCTGCTCGCCTCGTCACTGCAATCCCAGACGCCGCCGGCGCCCGCCCCGCGTCCCGCCGCCCCGCCTCCTCCGGCCGCTGTCCGCGCTCCGGCGCCGCCCGCGCCGCCCGCCCTCCCCGAGGACGCCCCCGCCGCCGAGCGCGCCGCCGCCGCCGCCGAGCGCGCCGCCCTCGCCGCGGAGCGCGCCGCCGAGGCCAGCGCCCGGCTCGCCGAGGCCATCGAGAAGCTGGCCGAGGTGACCGCGCGCGGGCCCATCGCCCCGCCTCCCGCGCCCGCCCCCGCCCCCGAGGCCGCCGCCGCGGCAGCCCCCGCGAAGCCCAGCACCTGGGACGTCAGCGTGGGCCTGAGCCTCATCTCCCTCACCGGCAACGCGTCCACGCTGACGGTGAGCGGCCTGGCCAGCGCGCTGCGCAAGACGGAGAACTGGATCTACTCCGTGAAGGCCTACGGCTCGTACGGCCGCAGCCGCCCGCCCGAGTTGGAAGGGGAGGTGGAGTCCCTGTCCCAGGTGGTGGCCCTCAACGCCGGTATCGAGCTGCGTGGGGACCGCCGCTTCACGCAGGAGATCAGCGGCTACCTGCTGAGCGGCGTCGACACGGACCACATCAAGAGCGTGGAGGCGAGGCCCTACGGTGAAGCCGGTGCCAGCATCTTCTGGTTCGACACCAAGAGGGATGAGAAGGCCAGCGTGCGCGAAACCATCCTGCGCACCGACTTCGCCTTCCGCTACGCACGCGAGTTGCGCTTCCAGTACTACCCGGATCGCATGGACCTGCCGGATGTGGACCTGGGCGGTCCGCGCTTCGGCGCCCTGTTCCGCTACGGCGTCTCCAAGGACATCACCTTCCAGGAAGAGGCGGAGATCCTGGTCAGCGTCATCGCCGACTCGCGCATCCTCTTCAGCAGTCAGACGCAGGTGATGGCGAACCTCACGGACGCGCTGGCCCTGGGCGTGGGCTTCCTCGTGAAGTCCGACAGCGCTCCGCCCCCGGGCAAGGTGCCCACCGACACGGCGCTCTCCTTCAACCTGACCGTCGCCCTGTAG
- a CDS encoding GNAT family N-acetyltransferase codes for MSLVLATDAQKAQRDAVTHAAWGSPLSVPQYQEREARLRAHPWSREGMNTWLWLADDGRVLASCETFHTDSFLRGADGQLTQGDSYGIASVFTEEHLRGRGHATRLMDAVAAELEQVAPRPHSVVLFSDVGAPLYRRSGYVEVPAWDWHLDAADAPGGRPVDGGLQETDVAGALARMRQPDVPFFLWPSAAQVDWHLERERIYADLLARPRPRSCGAVVGDSTALWTMNARYGELVVLMLDARDASAAEALLTEARRVAHQAGLKRVVWWEEPTTASLLGGVPGAVRVQRDGSLPMLRPLRPGLPPAPEVPFPRALWL; via the coding sequence ATGTCACTCGTCCTCGCCACCGACGCACAGAAGGCGCAGCGCGACGCCGTCACCCATGCCGCGTGGGGTTCGCCCCTGAGCGTGCCGCAGTACCAGGAGCGTGAAGCGCGGCTGCGCGCGCACCCGTGGAGCCGCGAGGGCATGAACACGTGGCTGTGGCTGGCGGACGACGGCCGGGTGCTGGCGTCGTGCGAGACCTTCCATACGGACAGCTTCCTGCGGGGCGCGGACGGACAGCTGACCCAGGGGGACAGCTACGGCATCGCCAGCGTGTTCACGGAGGAGCACCTGCGCGGACGGGGACACGCCACGCGGTTGATGGACGCCGTCGCCGCGGAGCTGGAGCAGGTGGCGCCGCGGCCGCACTCGGTGGTCCTGTTCTCCGACGTCGGGGCGCCGCTGTATCGCCGGTCGGGCTATGTGGAGGTGCCCGCGTGGGACTGGCACCTGGACGCGGCGGATGCACCGGGGGGACGGCCCGTGGACGGAGGCCTCCAGGAGACGGACGTGGCGGGGGCGCTCGCGCGGATGCGCCAGCCGGACGTGCCCTTCTTCCTGTGGCCCAGCGCCGCGCAGGTGGACTGGCACCTGGAGCGGGAGCGCATCTACGCGGACCTGCTCGCCCGGCCCCGGCCCCGGTCGTGCGGCGCGGTGGTGGGCGACTCCACCGCGCTTTGGACGATGAACGCGCGCTACGGCGAGCTGGTGGTGCTGATGCTGGATGCGCGGGACGCCTCCGCGGCGGAGGCGCTGCTCACGGAGGCGCGCCGCGTGGCGCACCAGGCGGGGCTCAAGCGCGTGGTGTGGTGGGAGGAGCCCACGACGGCGTCACTGCTTGGCGGGGTCCCCGGCGCGGTGCGCGTGCAGCGGGACGGGTCGCTGCCCATGCTGCGGCCGCTGCGCCCGGGGCTGCCCCCCGCGCCGGAGGTCCCCTTCCCTCGCGCCCTGTGGCTGTGA
- a CDS encoding YkgJ family cysteine cluster protein, with protein sequence MECTCCGACCVAPDIAALDKPLGLRCPHLGADNLCTVYERRPQVCRDYAADEVCRRIEAPTLEERVNNYLALFQLTAEAEAVRESGCASMRMARALRERK encoded by the coding sequence ATGGAGTGCACCTGCTGTGGCGCCTGCTGCGTGGCGCCGGACATCGCCGCGCTGGACAAGCCACTGGGGCTGAGGTGCCCGCATCTGGGTGCGGACAACCTGTGCACCGTGTACGAGCGGCGGCCCCAGGTGTGCCGGGACTACGCGGCGGACGAGGTGTGCCGCCGCATCGAGGCCCCCACGTTGGAAGAACGCGTGAACAACTACCTGGCGCTGTTCCAGCTCACCGCGGAGGCGGAGGCCGTGCGCGAGTCCGGCTGCGCCTCCATGCGCATGGCGCGCGCCCTCAGGGAGCGGAAGTGA
- a CDS encoding YheT family hydrolase encodes MNFQPTEPFVPAPGLRGAHAQTIYASLVRPTRVPPLRRERRDLPDGDFVDLDTFDGPKGAPHVVVLHGLEGSSQAGYVTEVLRGAAKRGWGATAINFRSCSGEPNRLARAYHSGDTADTLLVMADVCERITGPMLAVGFSLGANVLCRLLEETGDQAPVVAAASISAPYDLDACCRKLDGGSGYHWLYRERFLRTLKSKARAKLQRFPGAFDGTRMEAARTIRGYDDVVTGPLHGFRDAEHYYREASSGPRLADIRRPTLLLSSADDPMLEAPVIPHSARDNPFLSVVLTEQGGHVGFVAGRVHRPYFWAEAQALAFFERVLAR; translated from the coding sequence GTGAACTTCCAACCCACCGAGCCGTTCGTTCCCGCGCCGGGCCTTCGCGGCGCGCATGCGCAGACCATCTACGCGTCGCTCGTGCGCCCCACGCGCGTGCCGCCCCTGCGCCGGGAGCGGCGGGACCTGCCGGACGGGGACTTCGTCGACCTGGACACCTTCGACGGGCCGAAGGGCGCGCCGCACGTGGTGGTGCTGCACGGCCTGGAGGGGTCCTCGCAGGCGGGCTACGTCACGGAGGTGCTGCGGGGCGCGGCGAAGCGCGGCTGGGGTGCCACGGCGATCAACTTCCGCTCGTGCAGCGGGGAGCCGAACCGGCTGGCCCGGGCGTACCACTCCGGCGACACGGCGGACACGCTGCTGGTGATGGCGGACGTGTGCGAGCGCATCACCGGGCCGATGCTCGCGGTGGGCTTCTCCCTGGGCGCCAACGTGCTGTGCCGGCTGCTGGAGGAGACGGGCGATCAGGCGCCCGTGGTGGCCGCCGCGTCCATCAGCGCGCCGTACGACCTGGATGCGTGCTGCCGCAAGCTGGATGGCGGCAGCGGCTACCACTGGCTCTACCGCGAGCGGTTCCTGCGCACGCTCAAGAGCAAGGCCCGCGCGAAGTTGCAGCGCTTCCCGGGCGCGTTCGACGGAACGCGCATGGAGGCAGCGCGCACCATCCGGGGCTATGACGACGTGGTCACCGGGCCGCTGCATGGCTTCCGGGACGCGGAGCACTACTACCGGGAGGCGTCGTCGGGGCCCAGGCTCGCGGACATCCGCCGGCCCACGCTGCTCTTGAGCTCCGCGGATGATCCGATGCTGGAGGCGCCGGTGATTCCGCATTCCGCGCGGGACAACCCGTTCCTCAGCGTGGTGCTGACCGAGCAGGGAGGCCACGTGGGCTTCGTCGCGGGCCGCGTGCACCGCCCGTACTTCTGGGCGGAGGCGCAGGCGCTCGCGTTCTTCGAGCGGGTGCTCGCCCGCTGA
- a CDS encoding outer membrane beta-barrel protein: MNALALLAAAALAAAPSSKKDNGGPLFIAPKVGFIKPVTSLGGDLFLGGEVGYLTPLLQRRLALVLEVNYHRPSTSGTLRGPQLDNLGQPIESPYTLAEREVAIQLSAVFRFPRAFGPLTPYVGAGPGLYLHRATVESFDSTASESGGGLGFQALAGVELPLGPGGAFLEAKYHFAPVDFLTTGDVNAGAVLAALGYRLRL, from the coding sequence ATGAACGCCCTCGCCCTGCTCGCGGCCGCGGCGCTGGCCGCCGCCCCCTCCTCCAAGAAGGACAACGGAGGCCCTCTCTTCATCGCGCCCAAGGTGGGCTTCATCAAGCCCGTCACGTCGCTCGGCGGGGACCTCTTCCTGGGCGGCGAGGTGGGCTACCTCACGCCCCTGCTCCAGCGGCGCCTCGCGCTGGTGCTGGAGGTGAACTACCACCGGCCCTCCACGTCGGGGACGCTGCGCGGGCCCCAGCTGGACAACCTGGGCCAGCCCATCGAGTCGCCGTACACGCTCGCCGAGCGCGAGGTGGCCATCCAGCTGTCCGCCGTGTTCCGCTTCCCCCGCGCGTTCGGGCCGCTCACGCCCTACGTGGGCGCGGGCCCTGGCCTGTACCTGCATCGCGCGACGGTGGAGTCGTTCGACAGCACCGCGTCGGAGAGCGGCGGCGGGCTGGGCTTCCAGGCGCTCGCGGGCGTGGAGCTGCCGCTGGGTCCGGGCGGTGCCTTCCTTGAGGCGAAGTACCACTTCGCTCCGGTGGACTTCCTCACCACCGGCGACGTGAACGCGGGCGCGGTGCTCGCGGCCCTGGGCTACCGGCTGCGCCTGTAG
- a CDS encoding response regulator, giving the protein MMRVLVVSPHAASRALLSRFLDAEPDVEVSATGEPDDAFASIKENKPALVVVDLRRPDEDHPLFLGLLRKRHPSLPVISLVPGRLRIFDGRSERVREAHGDTAEALHHLMGSVLQATRDLLAQHLLRMLRPPVGRA; this is encoded by the coding sequence CTGATGCGGGTCCTCGTCGTCAGCCCGCATGCGGCGTCCCGCGCGCTGCTCAGCCGCTTCCTGGACGCGGAGCCGGACGTGGAGGTGTCCGCCACGGGCGAGCCCGATGACGCCTTCGCCTCCATCAAGGAGAACAAGCCCGCGCTGGTGGTGGTGGACCTGCGCCGTCCGGACGAGGACCACCCGCTGTTCCTGGGGCTCCTGCGCAAGCGGCACCCGTCGCTGCCGGTCATCTCGCTGGTGCCTGGCCGGCTGCGCATCTTCGACGGCCGCTCCGAGCGCGTGCGCGAAGCCCACGGCGACACCGCGGAGGCGCTGCACCACCTGATGGGCTCGGTGCTCCAGGCCACGCGCGACCTGCTGGCCCAGCACCTGCTGCGGATGTTGCGCCCGCCGGTGGGACGGGCCTGA
- a CDS encoding DEAD/DEAH box helicase family protein — MPSPLTELHYDSGTLVAPTLPDDERLHALFQKDGRTGVFRAPALHYRDVVLRLRERGLPYEDRAKRFEPAELPLAVPIEPFPHQRAALDAWTRAGGRGLVELPTGAGKTLLAVLAIAWVKRPTLVVVPTLDLMAQWQGVLAKHFATPVGMVGGGVNDRQTLTVTTYDSAAMQMEFTGNRFGLLICDECHHLPAPSYRFIAEGTLAPYRLGLTATLERADGGERVCEELLGPLVHRTGIDELQGQYLAPYEVRRIEVPLTPDEKARYDEARGRYLTFVRKLGVPLASPEGWARFLAQSQRSDEGRAAYRGYREQRRIALTSSGKLDALWKILLEHREDRVIVFTDDNETVYTLARKLLLPALTHHTPLPERKALLAAFASAELPVLLTSRVLNEGVDVPDARVGVVLSGSGSVREHVQRLGRILRKRPGKRALLYEVCSAQTAESGISERRRQHRAYQEPEGPPDASA; from the coding sequence CTGCCCTCCCCCCTCACCGAGCTGCACTACGACAGCGGAACGCTGGTGGCCCCGACGCTGCCCGACGACGAGCGGCTGCACGCGCTCTTCCAGAAGGACGGACGCACGGGCGTCTTCCGCGCGCCCGCGCTGCACTACCGCGACGTCGTCCTGCGCCTGCGCGAACGCGGGCTGCCCTACGAGGACCGCGCGAAGCGCTTCGAGCCGGCGGAGCTGCCCCTCGCGGTGCCCATCGAGCCGTTCCCGCATCAGCGCGCCGCGCTGGACGCCTGGACGCGCGCGGGAGGCCGGGGGCTGGTCGAGCTGCCCACCGGCGCGGGCAAGACGCTGCTGGCGGTGCTGGCCATCGCGTGGGTGAAGCGGCCCACGTTGGTGGTGGTGCCCACGCTAGACTTGATGGCGCAGTGGCAGGGCGTGCTGGCGAAGCACTTCGCCACCCCGGTGGGCATGGTGGGCGGCGGCGTCAACGACCGTCAGACGCTCACGGTGACGACGTACGACTCCGCGGCGATGCAGATGGAGTTCACGGGCAACCGCTTCGGCCTGCTCATCTGCGACGAGTGCCACCACCTGCCCGCGCCCAGCTACCGCTTCATCGCGGAGGGGACGCTCGCGCCCTACCGGCTGGGACTCACCGCGACGCTGGAGCGCGCGGACGGCGGCGAGCGCGTATGCGAGGAGCTCCTGGGCCCGCTGGTGCACCGCACCGGCATCGACGAGCTCCAGGGCCAGTACCTGGCGCCCTACGAAGTCCGCCGCATCGAGGTGCCGCTCACGCCCGACGAGAAGGCCCGCTACGACGAGGCGCGAGGCCGCTACCTCACGTTCGTGCGGAAGCTGGGCGTGCCGCTCGCGTCGCCGGAGGGCTGGGCGCGCTTCCTGGCGCAGAGCCAGCGCAGCGACGAGGGCCGCGCGGCGTACCGGGGCTACCGGGAGCAGCGCCGCATCGCGCTCACCTCCAGCGGCAAGCTGGACGCGCTCTGGAAGATCCTCCTGGAGCACCGCGAGGACCGCGTCATCGTCTTCACGGACGACAACGAGACGGTCTACACGCTCGCGCGCAAGCTGCTCCTGCCCGCGCTCACGCACCACACGCCGCTGCCGGAGCGCAAGGCGCTGCTCGCCGCGTTCGCCAGCGCGGAGCTGCCGGTGCTGCTCACCTCGCGGGTGCTCAACGAAGGCGTGGACGTGCCGGACGCGCGCGTGGGCGTGGTGCTCAGCGGCAGCGGCAGCGTGCGCGAACACGTCCAGCGCCTGGGCCGCATCCTGCGAAAGCGCCCCGGCAAGCGCGCCCTCTTGTACGAGGTGTGCTCCGCGCAGACGGCGGAGAGCGGCATCAGCGAAAGACGCAGGCAGCACCGCGCCTACCAGGAGCCGGAGGGCCCTCCCGATGCCAGCGCATGA